Genomic window (Arachis hypogaea cultivar Tifrunner chromosome 13, arahy.Tifrunner.gnm2.J5K5, whole genome shotgun sequence):
TTGTTTAGGCAATTTGCAAGACTGCGAAGAATATTGCAAAGCCCATAATTGCTGAGCAGATTCCGAAATACAAAATTGATTCTGTTGAGTTTGAAACTCTAACACTGGGATGCCTGCCCCCAACTTTTCAAGGTTAGTAGATCTAGATTCAAGATAAAAGATATAATACTTGATACATTCATGGGTAAGAATCTCCTAGTTTTGTCGTAAGATACTAAGGAACACAGAGTTTTTATTTTCGTTGGGGGATAAATGTGCAATTTATTAGTTATAATCTTCTTCAATGTATCATATATTGAGAGTTATGCATATGCATTTCCCAAAGAGATTCTCTTTTTGATTTCACTTATTATTTTGTGGGCAGTTTGTAAATTATCATAGGCTTAGAAAGTATGATTTCTTCGTTTCCATTTTGTTCATGTGATTGATTATGTCTTGGTAACTTATTTGTCATATGGTGTGAGTATACTAATTCTCCTTTGATAAATGCATAATTGCATATTGATACTTTTATAGGAATGAAAGTTTATGTGACTGATGAGAAGGAGTTGATTATGGAGCCTTCCATAAAGTGGGCTGGAAATCCTAATGTCACAATTGGTGTAAAGGCATTTGGATTCAAAGCAACCATTCAGGTagcttttgtgtgtgtgtgtgaaagatATTGGTTCTTTTGAAGCTAAAAGTTCTGTTGTTCAGGTTGTTGATTTGCAAGTATTTCTCATACCTCGAATTACTTTGAAACCATTGGTTCCAAGCTTTCCTTGCTTTGCCAACATACATGTCTCTCTCATGGAAAAGGTTGGTGATTGATCAGTTTATAAGTATGCCCTCCAACTTTTTCAGCGTCCCTAATTTTATGTATGGTCTTAttctctcttttgttattttgtttttgttgtttgttCCGGCAGCCACATGTTGACTTTGGGCTAAAGCTTTTGGGGGCTGATCTTATGTCCATTCCTGGTGCCTATAGGCTTGTTCAGGTATTAAGCTGatacctttttattttcttttaaattttagatcttttttctgttttgtcaaaaatattttattttttggctaTTTTTAAGACTTGAACCCAAGACCTACTAGTTAAGTTATAAGCAACTTGTTGTTCCAACTGATTCCATTTTTATTACTCTTACACACATTATAAATTGTACATGATGAAGGTTATTTTAGGAAAGAAAATTTGTTCACCAAATCCCTTCCAATCCCAATTATATACGTAATAGATAATAGATTACCGTTTGAGGTCTGTAATTGCTTACATCAATATTCAACCCGGAATCAGAAGTGATGCTCAACTCAATATATAACTGGACCATTGTTTGCTTAAGTTGTTCTTAGTGTGAAATATGTTATATTATGAATGCATACCTTTCATTTCTGTATGCGCTATGTTGTGTTCACACTGTCTTGCTATAATGGAGGAGTTGCATAATATTAAGGTGAACAtgaaggaaaacaaaaataaatataggaTAGAGGAGATATGAGGTTGAATGAAATCTGATCTTGTTAGATGTTACTTTACAGCTTGTGAGGGTAAATTAGTAGGATCTCATACAAGATCAAAGTGGTCCAGTGATGTCAATTGGCTGTTGTTACCATTTTCTCAATGCAGCAGCCTTTACTTTGTGCTTGTGCATCTAGAGAATTTCTTCTCTGCTAGAGTTGAAATTTCTTTGTCTTACGCTCACTGTATTTGTTATAGAGGTAGCATTTGATTGGAAGCATTTGTTGGATTAAAAGATTTTAATGGTTGTACGATTGTACCTTTCCATTATTTTGTTTTCGCTTCCCTTCTTTGTGAAGTGTGAACTTCCATATTGACAATGGAAATCAGGGGTGATTGAAAATCGGGGGTTAACTTTATGGCTTTTAAACTAATTTGAAGTCTGGTGTTTTCAGGAGATTATCAAAGATCAAGTTGCAAATATGTATCTGTGGCCCAAAACCCTTGATGTTCAAGTATTAGATCCATCAAAGTATGTTTCTGCATTTCTGTAAAATAATTTTGGTAATGTAATGATATATTATTGCTAACTAGTTTCTCCTTTTCTTGTAAATGTTGTTGGGAATCTTAGAGCCATGAGGAGACCTGTTGGGATTTTACATGTAAAGGTTGTGAGAGCAATCAAGTTAAGGAAGAAAGATCTTCTTGGTGCATCTGACCCTTATGTGAAGCTAAAGATCACTGATGATAAGGCGCCGTCGAAAAAGACTACTGTGAAGCACAAGAACTTGAATCCTGAATGGAACGAAGATTTTAATATTACTGTTAAAGATCCTGAGACCCAGGTTCTGGAAGTTGATGTTTTTGATTGGGAGCAGGTATTCCTCTCACACTCAAATTTTAAGTTTCATAACCTAGTTCCTTGCTATGCAATATGTAACGAATGTTGATTTTGTATCTTTGCATAGGTTGGGAAACATGACAAGATGGGTATCAATGTGATCCCTTTAAAAGAACTTTCCCCTGAAGAGCCAAAAGAATTCACTCTTGACCTCCTAAAAACTTTGGATCCGAACGACGTTCAGAATGAGAAATCACGTGGGCAGATTGTTTTGGAATTGACCTATAAACCTTTCAAGGAGGAGGACATAGGCAAGAGTTTTGACGAGACACAGACATTACCGAAAGCTCCTGAAAATACTCCTGCTGGTGGAGGTCTGCTTGTTGTCATAGTCCATGAAGCTCAAGATGTTGAAGGAAAGTACCATACTAATCCTCATGTTCGGCTTTTATTCAGAGGAGAGGAGAAAAAGACTAAGGTACATGATCCTAAGAGAAATACTTGCATTTTATCTTTTTCTACTGTATATGTGAAACAGCCGGTTAAACCTGGAAGATTGAATTTTTGTAGGCACCACCAATATGCTTCTGAAATTTTTACAAGGAAACAATGAACATAATATTTTAATCTaaccaatataattaaaataagaaccgAATTCAGTAGTATTGGCtgatatttcattaaattttcaaTCTAGTGTTCCATAATGGCATAATGCAACTTATAGTTAtccaaaaatgaaaagaaaaaggtgCTCATGGGATTGGAATGGCACATTTGTGTTACCGATAATAACATGGTTAGTGCTACTGCAGCGTATCAAAAAGAACAGAGATCCAAGATGGGAAGATGAGTTCACATTTATGCTGGATCACCCTCCCACTCATGACAAATTGCATGTGGAGGTTGTTAGCACTTCTGCAAGAAACCTGCTCCATCAAAaggtatataatttatatttcccAATTAACTTTTTATTGTTCTGGATTACAACTCTTGAAATCCATGGTTGATCAGAGAAAACAGTGTCAAGAGAAAACTCAGAAAAACTGCTTTTGGTTTGGTTTTTCATTTCAGTATTTTCCATTCTCAGGattttgcaaaagaaaaaacaaaacagTGAAAACAATAgaattctgttttttgttttcacctcttgttttctctttcgtcacaattttaaaaacagaaaatactgAAACTGAAAACAAACCAAATGCAACTGATCGCATGAAAGAATTCAAGGTAATGCGATTGATATTAGGCCTTAAATGTGCATATGAGAATAACTAACTAGTAACTAACTTCAAACTCTAACATGATAATATATCTCTGATAATGACCCATCAACATAGCGGAAAGTTGGAAACCAAATTGTTGAGAAGAGTTAGAAGAATACTTGTAGAATCTGCTGTTTGAAATCTTTTAAATTCTCATGGTATCTTTGTTACACTGCTATTCTTTTCTTGATATTAGGAATCACTGGGATATGTTGAAATCAATCTTGGAGATGTTGTTTCTAACAAAAGAATCAATGAGAAGTTCCATCTCATAGACTCCAAGAATGGTCGCATTCAGATAGAGTTGCAGTGGAGAACTTCATAGTCCAACACACACGCCATCAAAAAACTTGTCTGAGcttgcattttcatttttttaattgtttttaaggAAGAGGTGAGAAgcatttcttgtatttcttctcATGAGGTACATTGGTTTATTTGGTCATCATGTACATGCTTGTAATAAAAGAAATACAAATCTAAAATAGTAAAAGCATATAATATGATTTGGTTTGAAACTTGGATagagattattatatatatgatcaTGACATTGTGGTTAGAATTGTGATGATGAACCATTTTGCAGCTTCAAGTTCATgccatcttttattttgttattgactcttcctttatttgtttggaTTAACTTCCCCTACACCGTTTATGGTTATCAAAACAACTTTTAATTTTCTCataaattattgttattttcttttaaatgaatgctttataattataatatttattttaacgtGACTTCCATTTCTTCTCAAACATTTAGTTTTACCTCTCAGATCTTTTAGTTATTTACCTTGTATAAATTATGAGTAGCTTGCTTGTTTGCGACGTTTTTCTCTTCTAATACTTATGGTTTAGTACATGACATTAGAAAGTATTAATATGGAtaactattttagaaaaatcagaTAATAATAAGGTAGCTAATTATATGatgtataatttttatatttttggatttgaGAGTTTTGTTCGGCTGACTTAAGTTTCATTTTCCGTCCAAATTAATCTCATTAAAAAAATAGGTCGTCTCGTACTTTGATTTATCTTTGGCCAGTTTATTTCAATGGAAATACTAGTATTCATTTATCTCAGGTCTAGTACTCTAATTACTATGAACCCGACCTGATTGATTGTTTATAAAAAATTGTTGAGTGAACAAGTGTTTGTATATTcaagtttttagaaattattttatttagtaatagAAACACACAATTTGTATAATAAATACAAGAAATGATTATATCAAACACAAAATTACACACAATTTTGAAAACaaatacaattttaaaaaaattgtataaataataggacataaaaaagaagagaagatgaaaaagaaaaagggagaaagaaagaaaaaacacaaaacacttAGTTGAGAACTTAGTTAAATAATGGCTTAATcgcctgaattttttttttttaaatatttggtgaAATCAGCAACAACattatgtattaaatattaatgcaTGTACGATAGTTTCTTTAGTAGTAAGTAGTACTTCtgtttagaaaataaaaaggtagctaacaaatagcaaaaagaaaaaagaatatttCACCCCAAAAAAGTTTTGGGTTCTGGCCCTTTTTGTTTTTAACAAAACCCAAAGAATTTGCGCATACaactaaaaatagaaatagggaagTGAGGAGAAGGCGAGTAGTTTAGGTGGTTGAGTGAGTCACACTTCCTCGAGGTGCGTGCCATGTGACCCAATGATATTGAGACACGTCACAAGTGAGGAGTGGGGGGTCACGTGATGTTAACGGCAGCAGCAGCAGCACAAGGCAAGCACACCACTCATACATCCAATTTTATCCATAAAATCTCACTCTcctccttcatcttcttctttttcttcttcttcttgttcttcttcccagtttctccaAAATCCTTCAAGAAAAGCAGTTAAGTCTGTTCTGCCAGCTGTCGAAATGGCGTTGCCGGTGGTGGTAGACGCAGAGTACCTCAAGGAGGTTGACAAGGCCCGCCGCGATCTACGCGCACTCATCGCCAACAGGAACTGCGCTCCTCTCATGCTCCGCTTGGCGTAAGCTCTCTCTTTCACTCTATCGCTCCAAACGATTCTCGTTTTCGCTCTAAATTTCCGCGTTTATAGTTTTGCGTTTCGTTATATAGACGGTCAACggtgaataattattattatcatgatcatcatgatgatgatgaatctAGCTAGGTCACTCTCGATAAGATTGTTGATGCTTTTTGTCCCTTTCAATTTTGCTATGTTCGATCGGACGCAGCTGGCACGATGCCGGAACCTACGATGTCAATACGAAGACCGGCGGAGCTAACGGTTCCATCAGGAACGAGGAAGAGTATTCACATGGTGCTAACAACGGTTTGAAGAAGGCTATTGATTTCTGCGGTATGCTTCTTAGTCGCTCATTTCTCCATAAATTAAAATTCGCAGTTAACTTTTAATTTAGTTCCAGTTGATAGGTAGCACTGCATGAATTGCTATATCATCTTTGTTAGTGTGATTTGTATAGCTACTTGCTTTTTGCCTACGCGTGTGttatatgaatattaaattaacGAGAATGCATGGAGATGAATCGGTTTCGTCGTTTTTTCTGAGAGTTGTCTGGTTTATTTGATGTTACAGAGGAAGTGAAGGCAAAGTATTCCAAGATTTCATATGCGGACCTTTACCAGGTAATTATAAGCAGTTGTTTATTTATCAATAGTCCATTgctatttttgttaaattgttgGGTGGAGTTggtgatattttaaatttgtcttGAGAGTGTATGATTAGGGGAACATTTATCTGTGTGATTTCAGGGAGCTGTTCCCTCCCAGTTGCAAGTTACAACTTGAATTCATGCCTTTTTAGGCTGTTTATAATTCTCATAGCTAATATTTATGTAGTGCTCAAGTTGTTTTgccaatatatttttttgtgggaTTAGATTTTTCGTGTTCATGTTTCAGTTTGTTGCTTGATCATGATACAGGCTAAGTATCCGCACGTGTGAGTCTTAAATATGCAAACATAACATGACTACTGCACAGAGATGTGTTCCCTGTTTCACTTGTCAGATTTTGATAGGTGGATTGTTATCATTCAAATTCTACACCCCCAATCCTGTTATGACATTTGAAGGCTTCTACCTTCAATAATTGTAGAATATGATTGCAAATAGATTTGAAAGTTTTGCCCAGTTAATTAGCTTGTCTGCATTTGTGTTGTCCCCTGATATTTTTATATGGTGAGTTTGATATCCAACTAGGATTAGGCTTGCATACAACGTTTTCATGAATCTGTCCTTGAAGTTTTCCCCTCAAGCCTATCTGGCTGAGGTCATTCATTTCCAGACCAGTATAACCTTAGAGCCAAGATTTGTTATTACCGGACGATCTTGTATATCACACTGAAATTGTTGAGAGCAGTGCCAGTTGAGTCCAGATTTTATTAAAAACATATAGGGAGGGGAGTGAGAACTGTTGCAAATTGCAACTCATAGGGCAAACCCTGGAAACAAATTTTGCATTCATAGAAACAAAACCAGCTCACCTATAGATTTTGTGAATCTGAATTTCTTTTCCTTGTGTTTCCAGCTTGCAGGTGTCGTTGCAGTTGAGGTCACTGGGGGTCCCACAGTTGAATTTGTTCCTGGAAGAAAGGTATATTGTGCTAAACTCTACCACAGTACTTGTTATGAAATCAATGAATGTCTTAGCTCATGTGATTTCCAATTTCTTATAGGACTCTAAAGTATCTACAAAAGAAGGCCGGCTTCCTGATGCTAAACTAGGTGAGTTTCCAAACTTTTCGTCAGCATTACAACTATTCTCCTCACTTGTGTAGGAAATAGAGTATTGAACCATGTCCTAATTTCTGCTAACAAGCAACAAGGTTAAtaagaaataatttaaaatatgtgaATGCTGCTTGCAGGTGTGTCACACCTTCGTAGTATCTTCTATCGAATGGGCCTGTCTGACAAGGATATTGTTGCACTGTCTGGAGCACATACGCTGGTGATTCTCCTTATATATATCCTCTCTGTTTTGCGCTGTGGTTAGACCAGATACTTAAGTATTTGTTTTATGTGGTTATTAGGGAAGAGCACATCAAGAGAGATCAGGGTTTGAAGGACCTTGGACACAGGATCCTCTGAAGTTTGATAATTCATACTTCGTGTAAGATTGAAACCCCTGTGCTGGACTACTGTCTTTTGCTTACAAGGAAACTTGTAAAGCTTAATTTTGCCTCCCTATTTGCAAAGCTATTTTATTTACAGCTAAATATGGTTTGTTAACATCAGGGAACTTCTAAAAGGTGAGAGTGCGGGTCTGCTTCAACTTCCAACAGACAAGGCCTTGTTGGAGGATCCTGAATTTCGCCGTTATGTTGAGCTGTATGCAAAGGTAATTGGGTCTGTTCTAGTCAAATGCCAAGTACATAGTTCCTATTTGAACTTTATTTGGTGCTGTAACCTGCCACACCAGTCAATGTTTTTTCACTGGCATTTCTAAGTCTACCCACTTGCTATGCCACGAAGCTTTTAGGCTTCTTCCCTCTAATTATTAGGTCAATCTTTTGGCCTGGGTTCATTGCAATTCCATTTAGTTGCAGCTGATTAGTAGGACCCTCTTCCCACCGCACTCGCCAGTAATGTATAAGCATTTGCTTTGGACTTCACCATGGGCCATGCTATCTGCGGCTCTCCTGATATAAATTGATGATGTTGCCATGTGCTTGTTGGGTAGCGAAGCCAACAAAATATATTTGAATCCGGTTATTTCTTCTTGGTTTCAACGTCAGGCACGAATAAAAGTTTCTTTATTCTGCTAACTGTTGACAATACATTGTCTTGTTTTCCGTGTCTACATAACAAATGCCTACTAGTGCTTTAGTACTACTTTGATCTAGACTAGACTACCTGCTATAATTACCGATGACGTCCATGCAAAAGTTTCTGTTTTGCTCAAAATTTATTGAAGATAAAGATTCGCCATTTGCAGCAAAGTTCTGACAGATATTGATGCATCGTATTCATTGCATTGCTTGAATCTTTTAAAACTCTGACCCATCTTTCAGGACGAAGATGCATTCTTCCGGGATTATGCTGAATCACATAAGAAACTTTCGGAGCTAGGCTTTGCGACAAGTTCAAAACCGATTTTTCCTAAGGATGGGACCATACTAGCTCAAAGTGCTGTTGGAGTTGTAGTTACTGCAGCTGTGGTGATCCTCGGTTACTTGTATGAAGTCCACAAAAGAGGGAAGTAAATGGATTTGTCTCTCTCAGCATAGATTGTTACGTTTGTATGACCCAGAATGAACAGAATTGGGTGCATTTTTGCAGTTTCAGTATCTCTTTCCCCTAGTACTAATAAGAATAATGCATTAATGCTGCAACCTTTCTGAATAGATTGAGACTGGATAAAACAAACTGAATACTCCATTTGAAAGCTACATTACTTACAGTATGTAAGCAGTAAATACAAATTTCTATAGTCATCATCATTATGTATTTCTGTTCTCCGAAAGATTGGAAAAAGTGGGTAGGCAAGAGACTTACTACGTAGTTCATATCATGTGCCAGTAAATCAGAATTATGAACATTTTTAGAATGTAATTATGCAATAAACTCAACTGTGACACGGCTCTTTATTTCTGATATAGGCCAAAGTCAATCGAACTCTTAAGGAAGCCTTTACCAGTGAAATCTTAAGTATTTGAAACATTAAACatgtaaccttagctctcaatgtAAGGAAGGTTTTGTAGGTAGACAAGCGCAAGTGACGGTGTTTGTTATGCCAATTATTAATTCGAATTTAGATTCAGATGGTGTAGTACCAAGCTACCAACTGGTTAATGGTTACTGTATTATAATAATCCGCACGTTGAAGGACAGTCTGTCCTATTTAATAGGAAGCAAACGAAAATAGCTAAAAAGATTGAAGAAAAGCAAGACCTAAATAACAATGTGACAGTTATCGAGATTGATCTGTATCTCTGTATCTGCATTTGGTGTGGGTCAATAATGCTAATACTACTAATTTATTTTAACCAAAAGGAAAATACCAAACTATTCTGATTGATGAGGAAGGTTTTGATTTAATATTGAATAATTAAGATCTTATCCATGATATGAAGAGAAGAAGAGGCACATGTGGAGGACAGCCGAAGAGGTAGGTAAGGGCTCTTTGGACAGCCTCCCACAAAGTACCTAAGCACATGACAAAACTCGTGTTGCTCTGCTGGCTGTCACCATTCAGAAACAAAAcaatcatgcaaatgcaaatCGTACGCCACACACCCTCTTCCTCGTTCCTTCTTTCCAAGAATTTGAGAACACCCCCTCCCTCTCCCCCtatttttctttaacttctcTAAAGTAGCTATTGCATCTACTACGCAAATTCGAACCTGGGTCTACTATTTTTGGCTGTATTCAAAATATGAGATTTCCGCATGTGGGTGGTGTCTGAATTTGGTGTG
Coding sequences:
- the LOC112737010 gene encoding synaptotagmin-2; translated protein: MGFFGTILGFFGFGVGITIGLVAGYFLFIYFQPTDVKDPEIKPLVEQDAETLQKMFPEIPLWIKNPDFDRIDWLNKFIEYMWPYLDKAICKTAKNIAKPIIAEQIPKYKIDSVEFETLTLGCLPPTFQGMKVYVTDEKELIMEPSIKWAGNPNVTIGVKAFGFKATIQVVDLQVFLIPRITLKPLVPSFPCFANIHVSLMEKPHVDFGLKLLGADLMSIPGAYRLVQEIIKDQVANMYLWPKTLDVQVLDPSKAMRRPVGILHVKVVRAIKLRKKDLLGASDPYVKLKITDDKAPSKKTTVKHKNLNPEWNEDFNITVKDPETQVLEVDVFDWEQVGKHDKMGINVIPLKELSPEEPKEFTLDLLKTLDPNDVQNEKSRGQIVLELTYKPFKEEDIGKSFDETQTLPKAPENTPAGGGLLVVIVHEAQDVEGKYHTNPHVRLLFRGEEKKTKRIKKNRDPRWEDEFTFMLDHPPTHDKLHVEVVSTSARNLLHQKESLGYVEINLGDVVSNKRINEKFHLIDSKNGRIQIELQWRTS
- the LOC112737011 gene encoding L-ascorbate peroxidase 3 — encoded protein: MALPVVVDAEYLKEVDKARRDLRALIANRNCAPLMLRLAWHDAGTYDVNTKTGGANGSIRNEEEYSHGANNGLKKAIDFCEEVKAKYSKISYADLYQLAGVVAVEVTGGPTVEFVPGRKDSKVSTKEGRLPDAKLGVSHLRSIFYRMGLSDKDIVALSGAHTLGRAHQERSGFEGPWTQDPLKFDNSYFVELLKGESAGLLQLPTDKALLEDPEFRRYVELYAKDEDAFFRDYAESHKKLSELGFATSSKPIFPKDGTILAQSAVGVVVTAAVVILGYLYEVHKRGK